One genomic segment of Entelurus aequoreus isolate RoL-2023_Sb linkage group LG25, RoL_Eaeq_v1.1, whole genome shotgun sequence includes these proteins:
- the LOC133642603 gene encoding suppressor of cytokine signaling 3-like, with product MVTLSKCFPAMSSSHSDSPNTRLPQRYKTFASKAQYQMVLATLHKLKESGFYWGAITGKEANALLGAENTGTFLVRDSSDNRHLFTLSIKTASGTKNLRVQCDAASFYLQTDPKNIHLIPHFDCILKLVHYYMPQSKGNTRTGNVDYIYTGGEKVPLELVKPLACSLSTLQHLCRKTVNGHLDISSKRDQLPHPLREFLQDYDAPI from the coding sequence ATGGTAACTCTCAGCAAGTGCTTCCCCGCCATGAGCAGCAGCCACTCGGACTCTCCCAACACGCGGCTGCCTCAGCGTTACAAGACGTTCGCGTCCAAGGCCCAGTACCAGATGGTCCTGGCCACGTTGCACAAGCTGAAGGAAAGCGGCTTCTACTGGGGCGCCATCACGGGCAAGGAGGCCAACGCCCTGCTGGGCGCCGAGAACACGGGCACGTTCCTCGTCCGGGACAGCTCGGACAACCGGCACCTGTTCACCCTCAGCATCAAGACGGCGTCGGGCACCAAGAACCTCCGCGTGCAATGCGACGCCGCCTCCTTTTACCTGCAAACGGACCCCAAGAACATTCACCTGATACCCCACTTTGACTGCATCCTCAAGCTGGTGCACTACTACATGCCCCAGAGCAAGGGGAACACCCGGACCGGGAACGTGGACTATATTTACACCGGCGGCGAGAAGGTCCCCCTGGAGCTGGTCAAGCCCCTAGCTTGCAGCCTGTCCACGTTGCAGCACCTGTGCAGGAAAACCGTCAACGGACATTTGGATATTTCCTCCAAAAGAGACCAACTTCCTCATCCTCTGAGGGAATTCCTGCAGGATTACGACGCCCCCATTTAA